From the Gramella sp. Hel_I_59 genome, one window contains:
- a CDS encoding PEGA domain-containing protein, whose translation MIRFFIPIQMRCKNLIVYNLIVVFLFSSCASTTLIDSSPSNAKIYINGENVGTTPYKHRDTKIVGSTNQVRIEKQGFQTYNTTFSKNEEIAVGPLIGGLFVLVPYLWIMKYKKARVYDLRPVSKRK comes from the coding sequence TTGATCCGTTTTTTTATACCTATTCAAATGAGATGCAAAAATCTGATTGTATATAACCTAATAGTAGTCTTTTTGTTTTCAAGTTGTGCCAGCACTACATTGATTGATTCTTCTCCTTCAAATGCAAAAATTTATATCAACGGTGAAAATGTTGGAACTACACCTTATAAACATCGAGATACAAAGATAGTAGGTAGCACGAATCAAGTAAGAATTGAAAAACAAGGCTTTCAAACCTATAACACAACATTTTCAAAAAACGAAGAAATAGCAGTTGGTCCTTTAATTGGGGGATTGTTTGTCCTGGTTCCTTACTTATGGATAATGAAATACAAAAAAGCGAGGGTTTATGATTTGAGACCTGTGAGTAAGCGGAAGTGA
- a CDS encoding universal stress protein produces the protein MKKVNNILVALDLSTIDDTLIQYASFLADTLKPEKIYFVHNIKKYEISEIFQEQLKDLDLETMISDELDEKVAQHFSASTEFEVLISEDPYTESLMSYVVHKYAIDLVVVGKKKITEGSGGISEKLMKTLKCDIVSVPENSLGSMNNIWVGTDFSRESAKSFETASMLANYTGAGVSSIHVYSIPIQFTPYIEKDAMLPKIQKHSQEKFDKFLKRYLITDTTTKIFRAKDASVAERLVLESDKEQADLMVIASKGNNVFSSLLVGSVAGELFKMKRNIPIWISK, from the coding sequence ATGAAGAAAGTCAACAACATTCTGGTAGCTCTGGATTTGAGCACAATAGATGACACACTCATTCAATATGCATCTTTCCTGGCCGATACTCTGAAGCCTGAGAAGATATATTTTGTACATAATATTAAAAAGTATGAGATTTCTGAAATCTTTCAGGAACAACTGAAGGATCTGGATCTGGAGACCATGATCAGTGATGAGCTGGACGAGAAGGTTGCTCAGCATTTTTCAGCTTCAACCGAATTTGAAGTTTTAATTTCCGAAGATCCATATACCGAAAGTCTTATGAGCTATGTGGTTCATAAATACGCCATCGATCTTGTAGTGGTAGGTAAGAAAAAAATCACCGAAGGTTCAGGAGGAATTTCAGAAAAACTGATGAAAACTTTAAAATGTGATATCGTCTCTGTTCCTGAGAATTCTTTGGGCAGTATGAATAACATTTGGGTTGGAACAGATTTTTCCCGCGAGTCGGCTAAATCATTTGAAACAGCCTCTATGCTCGCAAATTATACCGGAGCCGGAGTTTCGTCCATCCATGTGTATTCTATTCCTATTCAATTTACACCATATATTGAGAAGGATGCGATGTTGCCAAAGATTCAAAAACATAGCCAGGAAAAGTTCGATAAATTCCTGAAGAGATACCTTATTACAGATACTACTACAAAGATTTTTCGGGCAAAAGATGCAAGTGTCGCAGAACGTCTTGTACTGGAATCTGATAAAGAGCAGGCAGATCTTATGGTAATTGCCAGTAAAGGGAACAATGTCTTTTCATCGTTGCTTGTAGGAAGTGTAGCAGGTGAGCTTTTCAAAATGAAGCGAAATATCCCAATCTGGATCTCAAAATAG
- the kdsA gene encoding 3-deoxy-8-phosphooctulonate synthase, which yields MELSKIPQLKHSDSNNFFLLAGPCAIEGEEMALRIAEKVVEITSKLEIPYIFKGSFKKANRSRIDSFTGIGDEKALKILRKVSETFEIPTVTDIHEVSDAKMAAEYVDVLQIPAFLVRQTDLVVAAAETGKVVNLKKGQFMSPESMKHAVTKVTDCNNGQVMVTDRGTMFGYQDMIVDFRGIPTMREFAPTVLDVTHSLQQPNQSCGVTGGRPDMIETIARAGVVNHVDGLFIETHFDPANAKSDGANMLDLAYLENLLSNLVSIRKTINSF from the coding sequence ATGGAACTGAGTAAAATTCCGCAGTTAAAACATAGTGATTCTAATAATTTCTTTCTACTTGCAGGTCCGTGTGCAATCGAAGGGGAAGAAATGGCTTTGCGAATTGCCGAAAAGGTGGTGGAGATCACTTCTAAACTGGAGATCCCTTATATATTCAAAGGTTCTTTTAAAAAGGCAAACCGTAGTCGAATTGATAGTTTTACCGGAATTGGAGATGAGAAGGCTTTAAAGATCTTACGAAAGGTTTCTGAAACTTTTGAGATTCCTACAGTGACCGATATTCACGAAGTAAGCGATGCCAAAATGGCTGCTGAATATGTGGATGTACTGCAAATTCCTGCATTTCTGGTTAGACAGACAGATCTTGTAGTTGCAGCGGCAGAAACTGGCAAAGTGGTGAACTTAAAGAAAGGACAGTTTATGAGTCCGGAATCCATGAAGCATGCTGTTACTAAGGTTACTGATTGTAATAACGGACAGGTGATGGTCACAGATCGTGGAACCATGTTCGGTTATCAGGATATGATCGTGGATTTTCGAGGAATTCCTACGATGAGAGAATTTGCTCCAACAGTACTTGATGTTACCCACTCCTTACAACAACCAAATCAAAGCTGTGGTGTAACAGGAGGCCGACCAGATATGATCGAAACGATCGCTCGTGCCGGAGTGGTGAATCATGTTGACGGACTTTTCATCGAAACTCATTTTGATCCCGCAAATGCAAAAAGTGATGGTGCAAATATGCTCGATCTGGCTTACCTGGAGAATCTTTTGAGCAATCTGGTAAGTATTCGAAAAACCATTAATTCATTCTAA
- a CDS encoding BCCT family transporter, translating to MAKKVTRSDEKKSIFGLEVNGPVFFTSTAIIIAIITLTLIFNKQAESFFSDLQLGVAENADWFFILSINIFLVFLIYLAASKFGNMRIGGQGAKPEFKTGSWFAMLFSAGMGIGLLFFGVGEPVMHFNSPPTEAAGTAAAAQEAMNFTFLHWGFHAWAVYALVGLSLAYFTYSRGLPLTIRSIFYPFLGDRIYGRIGDVIDIFAVLATLFGLATSLGFGVQQIASGLNHVFGLPDGITTQVIIIGIVTLIATTSVVLGVDKGVKILSEWNMRIAVVLLVLALILGPTLFIFRSFVENTGSYLYNFLEISTWSETYTNGTWQNDWTVFYWGWWIGWSPFVGMFIARISKGRTIREFILGVLLVPAIVTFFWMSAFGSVAIEQIMSGNNVLSEAVNADIATALFVFFQDYPLSMVINVVAILLIAGFFITSSDSGSLVIDSLTTGGKIDAPVGQRIFWAVTEGAVAAVLLIGGGLQALQTATIVTGLPFAIILMVMCYSLYKGLKEDHEQMEEKKSEKQMKNYEEIVSEIVQKRNVKNENKTNQ from the coding sequence ATGGCTAAAAAAGTTACCAGAAGCGACGAAAAGAAATCAATATTTGGACTTGAAGTGAACGGTCCGGTATTTTTTACTTCTACCGCTATCATTATTGCAATTATTACGCTCACGCTTATTTTCAATAAACAAGCAGAAAGTTTTTTTAGCGATCTCCAGCTTGGAGTTGCCGAAAATGCCGACTGGTTTTTTATTCTTTCCATTAATATATTCCTGGTGTTCCTTATTTATTTAGCAGCATCAAAATTTGGAAATATGAGAATTGGTGGACAGGGCGCCAAACCAGAATTTAAAACCGGTTCCTGGTTCGCTATGTTATTTAGCGCAGGGATGGGAATAGGACTTCTTTTCTTTGGAGTTGGTGAACCTGTGATGCATTTTAACAGTCCACCTACTGAAGCTGCCGGAACTGCCGCAGCAGCTCAGGAAGCAATGAATTTCACGTTTCTACACTGGGGATTTCATGCCTGGGCAGTTTATGCGCTTGTAGGCTTATCCTTAGCGTATTTCACTTATTCCCGTGGATTACCACTTACCATCAGATCTATTTTCTATCCATTTCTTGGAGACAGGATCTATGGTAGAATTGGAGATGTGATTGATATTTTTGCTGTTCTAGCTACATTATTTGGCCTCGCGACTTCGTTAGGTTTTGGAGTACAGCAGATCGCTTCAGGTTTAAACCATGTCTTTGGACTACCAGATGGTATTACGACACAAGTTATAATTATTGGAATTGTTACTTTGATCGCAACTACTTCCGTAGTGCTGGGTGTGGATAAAGGAGTAAAAATCCTGAGTGAATGGAATATGCGGATTGCTGTCGTTCTATTAGTGCTTGCATTAATATTAGGACCAACACTTTTTATATTCAGAAGTTTTGTAGAGAACACAGGAAGCTATTTATATAATTTCCTTGAAATTTCCACGTGGAGTGAAACCTATACCAATGGAACCTGGCAAAATGACTGGACCGTATTTTATTGGGGCTGGTGGATTGGATGGTCTCCTTTCGTAGGAATGTTCATCGCCAGAATCTCCAAAGGAAGAACGATTCGGGAATTTATTCTAGGTGTGCTACTGGTCCCAGCAATTGTCACATTTTTCTGGATGTCTGCCTTTGGAAGTGTAGCTATTGAACAGATCATGTCTGGCAATAACGTTCTAAGCGAAGCAGTTAATGCAGATATTGCTACTGCCCTCTTTGTATTTTTCCAGGATTACCCATTATCGATGGTAATTAACGTGGTCGCTATATTACTTATTGCAGGTTTCTTTATCACATCTTCAGATTCCGGATCACTGGTGATTGATAGTTTGACCACTGGTGGAAAGATCGATGCTCCGGTTGGACAACGAATTTTCTGGGCGGTGACTGAAGGTGCTGTGGCAGCCGTGCTTCTTATTGGAGGTGGCTTGCAGGCATTACAGACCGCAACCATTGTCACCGGGCTTCCCTTCGCCATTATTCTTATGGTCATGTGCTATTCTTTGTATAAAGGATTGAAGGAAGATCATGAGCAAATGGAAGAAAAGAAATCTGAAAAGCAGATGAAGAATTATGAAGAGATCGTTTCTGAAATTGTACAGAAGCGTAATGTTAAGAATGAAAATAAAACCAATCAGTAA
- a CDS encoding porin, whose product MVYTKFYQSLLVALTLCFFSSGYSQEKLEVDIGGALRFNYNLSSWKEGQKDRGGDFGYDLFRLNVNGAYQGIYVDAEYRFYSEAFGGDFLKHGVVGYELNENSKIEAGLAKVPFGIERYNSNNFFLNLPYYVGLEDDYDMGITYTYENDDYEYHLGFFKNSEELRFGSNSENSSNRYSYDIVGRNKEINQVNGKFIWKPLGTKKHRVGASAKYGGIYNLDTEEIGDRYAFAIHHQYHTEDWLIKTQILTAGFNPINAPGEPRNKLLLGAYGVPYETAAKFEIYTLGISRYIDIDTKLFKHLEIYNDFGFMDKREKGFTDSFMNVTGVLFSSGPIYCFVDYAAGYNHSWLGGNFADDFGVGNPDAKWEARFNINIGYYF is encoded by the coding sequence ATGGTTTACACGAAATTCTATCAGAGTTTACTGGTAGCACTTACCTTATGTTTTTTCAGCTCAGGTTATTCACAGGAAAAACTTGAAGTTGATATTGGCGGGGCACTGCGCTTTAATTACAACCTTTCTTCCTGGAAAGAAGGACAGAAAGATCGAGGTGGAGATTTTGGATATGACCTATTCAGATTGAATGTAAATGGAGCATACCAGGGAATCTATGTAGATGCAGAATATAGATTTTATTCTGAAGCTTTCGGTGGAGATTTCCTGAAACACGGAGTCGTTGGTTATGAATTAAATGAGAATAGTAAGATAGAAGCTGGTCTTGCAAAAGTCCCTTTTGGAATCGAACGCTATAACTCCAATAACTTTTTTCTGAATCTTCCATATTATGTGGGTCTGGAGGATGATTACGATATGGGAATTACCTATACCTATGAGAATGATGATTATGAGTATCATCTTGGATTCTTCAAAAATTCTGAAGAATTGCGATTTGGAAGTAATTCTGAAAATTCTTCAAACAGGTATTCTTATGATATCGTTGGTAGAAATAAAGAGATCAACCAGGTAAATGGTAAATTCATCTGGAAGCCATTAGGAACCAAAAAACACCGGGTTGGTGCCTCTGCAAAGTATGGTGGCATCTATAATCTGGATACCGAAGAAATTGGTGATCGGTATGCCTTTGCGATCCATCACCAGTATCACACTGAAGACTGGCTAATTAAAACTCAAATTTTAACTGCCGGATTTAATCCGATTAATGCTCCCGGTGAACCAAGAAATAAGTTATTACTCGGAGCTTATGGTGTTCCTTATGAGACCGCAGCCAAATTCGAGATTTACACTCTCGGGATTTCCAGATATATAGACATCGATACAAAGTTGTTCAAACATCTGGAAATTTATAATGATTTCGGCTTTATGGATAAAAGAGAAAAAGGTTTCACCGATTCCTTCATGAATGTTACAGGTGTATTATTCAGCTCTGGTCCAATTTATTGCTTTGTTGACTATGCCGCAGGTTACAATCATTCCTGGCTTGGAGGGAATTTCGCCGACGATTTTGGAGTTGGAAATCCCGATGCCAAATGGGAAGCACGATTCAACATCAACATTGGATATTACTTCTAA
- a CDS encoding MBL fold metallo-hydrolase codes for MRIHHLRNATMVIESGDRFILVDPMLGEKGTAGPTFTLFRFKPKRNPILDLPTNAMEIVRRTTHCLITHLHPDHLDTAGEEFLKSNRIPITCSIKDEEDLKKRGLNVVNTVNYWEESNSLDGTIEGIPAKHGYGFVSKPMGNVMGFYVQLPGEKSMYLSADTIYTNDVEKALHKYKPDVAVVACGTAQLVLFQPLLMTMEDIVKFTKAAPGSVVANHLEAVNHCPTTRTQLRKELAENGLLQKTFIPNDGEVIEIE; via the coding sequence ATGAGGATACATCATTTGCGTAATGCCACGATGGTAATAGAGTCAGGAGACAGATTTATCTTAGTGGATCCTATGTTGGGTGAAAAAGGAACAGCGGGACCAACCTTTACACTATTCAGATTTAAACCAAAAAGAAATCCAATCCTCGATTTACCCACTAATGCTATGGAAATCGTTAGGAGGACAACACATTGTCTTATCACTCATCTACACCCTGACCATCTTGATACTGCCGGAGAAGAATTTCTAAAATCAAATCGAATACCCATCACCTGTAGTATCAAAGACGAAGAAGACCTGAAGAAACGAGGTTTGAATGTGGTTAATACAGTTAATTACTGGGAAGAATCTAATTCTTTAGATGGAACTATTGAGGGCATCCCTGCCAAACACGGTTATGGATTTGTATCTAAACCAATGGGAAATGTAATGGGTTTTTACGTTCAACTTCCAGGCGAGAAGTCAATGTATTTGAGTGCTGACACGATTTACACGAATGATGTAGAGAAAGCACTTCATAAATACAAACCAGATGTCGCTGTTGTTGCTTGTGGAACGGCACAGTTGGTTTTATTTCAACCTTTACTAATGACTATGGAAGATATTGTAAAATTCACCAAAGCTGCACCAGGATCTGTAGTGGCAAATCATTTAGAAGCTGTCAATCATTGTCCCACTACAAGAACTCAGTTACGCAAGGAACTGGCAGAAAACGGTCTTTTACAGAAGACTTTTATACCAAATGATGGAGAAGTAATTGAAATTGAATAG
- a CDS encoding endonuclease/exonuclease/phosphatase family protein, whose protein sequence is MIKILSSFLVILISAFCSAQEVSVMSYNIKYANENDGENSWSKRKDFITDQIQFYEPQILGLQEAVKIQIEHFLAEVDGYQSIGVAREDGLDKGEYTAILYKTEDFEVVESSTFWLSETPEAVSTGWDAALPRICTYALFKNKNSGKRFWVFNTHFDHIGKNARTNSAELILKKIAELNTNQLPVFLMGDLNLEPDAEGVLNILKQLQDSREIAQNTFGPQGTFNGFQFDKPVKRRIDYIFVSDQISVNKYAVLTDSNDLKYPSDHFPIYIEAEFEE, encoded by the coding sequence ATGATCAAAATTCTTAGTAGCTTCTTAGTTATTCTGATAAGTGCATTTTGTAGTGCGCAGGAAGTTAGCGTGATGAGCTATAATATTAAGTATGCCAACGAGAATGATGGTGAGAATAGCTGGTCTAAGCGGAAAGATTTTATTACTGATCAAATCCAGTTCTACGAGCCTCAAATCCTGGGACTTCAGGAAGCGGTAAAAATTCAGATCGAGCATTTTCTAGCTGAGGTCGATGGTTATCAATCGATTGGAGTAGCCCGGGAAGATGGCCTTGATAAAGGTGAATATACCGCAATACTTTACAAAACCGAAGATTTTGAAGTTGTAGAGTCCAGTACTTTCTGGCTTTCAGAAACTCCAGAAGCAGTTTCAACTGGATGGGACGCAGCATTGCCCAGGATCTGTACCTATGCACTTTTCAAAAATAAGAACAGCGGGAAAAGGTTCTGGGTATTCAATACTCATTTTGATCACATTGGTAAGAATGCCAGGACTAATAGTGCTGAGTTGATCCTTAAAAAAATTGCAGAACTTAATACGAATCAACTTCCGGTATTTCTAATGGGTGATCTCAATTTAGAACCAGATGCAGAAGGAGTACTTAATATTCTGAAACAACTTCAGGATTCCAGGGAAATTGCACAAAATACATTCGGGCCACAGGGAACTTTTAATGGATTCCAGTTCGATAAACCAGTCAAACGCCGAATTGATTATATTTTTGTGAGTGACCAGATTAGTGTCAACAAATACGCTGTATTAACAGATTCAAATGATCTTAAATATCCTTCAGATCATTTCCCGATTTACATTGAAGCTGAATTCGAGGAATAA
- a CDS encoding DinB family protein, which yields MKIHEFLIPQLKQETALTIKFLERIPDDKMNWKPHDKSMSIKELANHLAEIPTWISGTMDYGSMDLSGYKAPSESTVSEIIATLQKNSEEAMKALQKPDEAYQENWKMTKDGEILMEMPKFNVLQTIVMNQFPHHRAQLGVYFRLLDLPVPSTYGPSADEQ from the coding sequence ATGAAGATCCATGAATTTCTTATTCCGCAGTTGAAACAGGAAACGGCACTTACTATTAAATTCCTGGAGCGTATTCCAGATGATAAAATGAACTGGAAACCTCATGACAAGTCTATGAGCATCAAAGAGCTCGCAAATCACCTAGCGGAAATACCAACCTGGATTAGTGGCACCATGGATTATGGCAGTATGGATCTTTCAGGATATAAAGCACCTTCAGAATCGACTGTTTCAGAAATTATCGCAACGCTTCAGAAAAATTCCGAAGAAGCCATGAAAGCTTTACAGAAACCAGACGAAGCTTACCAGGAAAACTGGAAAATGACAAAGGATGGTGAGATTTTGATGGAGATGCCTAAGTTTAATGTTTTACAGACTATCGTGATGAATCAATTTCCGCATCACAGGGCGCAACTGGGTGTTTATTTTCGATTACTGGACTTACCGGTTCCCTCAACATATGGACCTTCTGCAGATGAGCAATAA
- a CDS encoding mechanosensitive ion channel, which yields MRNELENIADRISDFLPDLLGALLVLLIGWLIAKGIKAVIVRLLKKTRWDERVFGKGKIEDTNVFLANIVYYVIMIIVILIVLEILGVDQVLTPLENMVSEFLGFIPNMVAAILIGFIGYILAKFVSNLINIGGTFLDRMVDKTGFKDTDKLINILKKVVFIVIFIPFLIQAFNALGLDAISGPANDILADFTALIGEILIAAIILAVFIWGGKYLANFLEDLFRSMGLDRAAEKIQIHNMIGKDQSLSKMVANLVYFFLVFFGIITAVEIIGLTQLTEILDQILVLTGQILFGLIILAVGNYISLLIYNSMSKANGSNFVAKIVRWASFALFLAIALETMGIANEIVELAFGLTLGAIAVAVALSYGLGGREAAGEHFKEIVQKLKDDNSNIQHGGNTNPPHNPGTGGMTGNTRQDENTGTRPGNINDPANPNRPDNPSPGRSDENRLDL from the coding sequence ATGAGAAACGAATTGGAAAATATTGCAGACAGGATTAGCGACTTTCTGCCAGATTTATTAGGTGCTTTGCTGGTCTTATTGATCGGTTGGCTTATTGCCAAAGGCATCAAAGCGGTCATTGTACGCTTACTGAAAAAAACTCGCTGGGATGAGCGCGTCTTCGGAAAAGGTAAGATTGAGGATACGAACGTCTTTCTTGCCAACATTGTGTACTATGTTATCATGATCATTGTGATCCTGATTGTCCTGGAAATTCTAGGTGTGGATCAGGTGCTGACTCCGCTGGAAAATATGGTAAGTGAATTTCTTGGCTTTATCCCGAACATGGTAGCAGCCATACTTATTGGATTTATCGGGTATATCCTGGCAAAATTTGTCTCTAATCTTATCAATATTGGAGGAACTTTTCTGGATAGAATGGTAGATAAAACAGGTTTTAAGGATACCGATAAACTGATCAATATTCTTAAGAAAGTTGTATTTATCGTAATCTTTATTCCATTCCTTATCCAGGCATTTAATGCTTTAGGTTTGGACGCGATTTCGGGTCCTGCAAATGATATTCTTGCAGATTTCACAGCACTTATTGGTGAGATCCTGATCGCTGCAATTATTCTGGCTGTGTTTATCTGGGGTGGAAAATATCTTGCAAACTTCCTGGAAGATCTATTTAGAAGTATGGGACTGGACCGCGCTGCGGAAAAGATACAGATCCATAACATGATCGGGAAAGACCAGTCACTTTCTAAAATGGTGGCTAACCTGGTATATTTTTTCCTTGTTTTCTTCGGAATTATCACCGCTGTTGAAATTATAGGACTTACTCAATTAACAGAGATCCTTGACCAGATTCTTGTTCTAACTGGACAGATCTTATTCGGATTAATCATTCTTGCGGTAGGGAATTATATCTCGCTGCTTATTTACAACAGTATGAGTAAGGCGAACGGAAGTAATTTCGTAGCAAAGATAGTTCGCTGGGCTTCTTTTGCATTGTTCCTTGCAATCGCACTAGAAACTATGGGAATAGCCAACGAGATCGTAGAACTTGCTTTTGGTCTAACACTTGGAGCGATTGCCGTAGCGGTAGCGCTGAGTTATGGACTTGGTGGACGCGAAGCTGCCGGCGAGCATTTTAAAGAGATCGTGCAGAAACTGAAGGATGACAACTCCAACATTCAACATGGTGGAAATACGAATCCGCCTCATAACCCAGGAACAGGCGGAATGACTGGAAACACCAGACAGGATGAAAATACCGGAACAAGACCGGGAAATATAAATGATCCTGCAAATCCAAACAGGCCAGATAATCCCTCCCCGGGAAGGTCTGATGAAAACAGGCTGGATCTGTAA
- a CDS encoding NAD(P)-dependent oxidoreductase produces the protein MIKFALIRERKTPPDRRVVFSPQMLQEAQKQFPKAVFKVESSDIRIFSDQQYREAGFEVSDDVTDCDVLIGVKEVPIPDLVPDKKYFFFSHTIKKQPYNRDLLREVLERRIELYDHEVITNKNNGRLIGFGRYAGLVGAYNGIRMIGKKEDRFDLPKAEDLPDLDSLLKELDKIDLPKYKFVLTGSGKVAHGAREILEHLKIKQVDPETYRVSEFDEPVFCHIDVLDYAKRKDKAEGSRMEFYKVPENYDPDFMKFAKTSDVFIAGHFYGEGAPVFYSEEDMQHKDFRIKYVADISCDIAGPVASTIRPSTIAEPFYGVDLNTNVEVDFKSKNAIAVMAVDNLPCELPKDASEGFGEMFLKHVIPAFFNEDRDTILGRSKMTENGKLTPLYSYLQDFVDGKE, from the coding sequence ATGATAAAATTCGCCCTTATCAGGGAACGAAAAACTCCACCAGACAGGCGAGTGGTTTTTTCTCCTCAAATGCTTCAGGAAGCCCAGAAACAGTTTCCGAAGGCAGTATTTAAAGTCGAAAGTTCTGATATCAGGATATTTAGCGACCAGCAATACAGAGAGGCTGGTTTTGAGGTAAGCGATGATGTGACAGATTGTGATGTGCTAATAGGAGTAAAGGAAGTTCCAATTCCAGATCTGGTACCTGACAAAAAGTACTTTTTCTTTTCTCATACGATCAAAAAGCAGCCATATAATCGTGACTTGCTTCGTGAAGTCCTGGAAAGGAGAATCGAATTGTATGATCATGAGGTCATCACCAATAAGAATAATGGCAGGTTGATAGGCTTTGGGCGTTATGCTGGATTAGTAGGAGCTTATAATGGGATTCGAATGATTGGTAAGAAGGAAGATCGGTTTGATCTTCCCAAAGCAGAAGATCTTCCAGATCTCGATTCACTATTGAAAGAACTCGATAAGATAGATCTTCCTAAGTACAAATTTGTATTAACCGGAAGTGGTAAAGTAGCGCACGGAGCCAGGGAAATCCTTGAGCATTTAAAAATAAAACAGGTTGATCCAGAAACCTACCGTGTTAGTGAGTTCGATGAACCGGTGTTTTGTCATATCGATGTGCTGGATTACGCCAAACGAAAAGATAAGGCTGAAGGCAGCCGAATGGAATTTTATAAAGTTCCGGAGAACTATGATCCTGATTTCATGAAATTCGCCAAAACCAGTGATGTCTTTATTGCTGGTCATTTTTATGGCGAAGGCGCTCCAGTATTTTATTCCGAAGAAGATATGCAGCATAAAGATTTCAGAATAAAATATGTGGCAGATATTTCATGTGATATTGCCGGACCAGTTGCAAGTACCATACGACCTTCCACGATAGCGGAACCTTTTTATGGTGTTGACTTAAACACAAATGTTGAGGTAGATTTCAAAAGCAAAAATGCTATAGCCGTAATGGCCGTAGATAACTTGCCATGTGAATTACCTAAAGATGCCAGCGAAGGTTTTGGAGAGATGTTTCTTAAACACGTAATTCCGGCATTTTTTAATGAGGATAGGGATACTATTCTTGGAAGATCGAAAATGACCGAAAATGGAAAATTAACTCCATTGTACTCTTATCTACAGGATTTTGTAGATGGAAAAGAATAA
- a CDS encoding DUF6567 family protein: MKKLLLRISFIMCITVLFSSCAAGLTGYMNNSAALSANNYTYVKRDLQGMSQATYVLGIGGMNREAIVDEAKQQMLENFTLQDGQTLANTTVNFKYSNFLGIVATTKCYVTADIVEFK, from the coding sequence ATGAAGAAATTATTACTTAGAATCTCATTTATTATGTGCATTACCGTTTTGTTCTCAAGTTGTGCAGCGGGTCTTACGGGCTACATGAATAATTCAGCAGCATTGAGTGCAAATAATTACACTTATGTAAAAAGAGATTTGCAAGGCATGTCCCAGGCCACTTACGTGCTGGGTATCGGAGGAATGAACAGAGAAGCCATTGTCGATGAGGCAAAACAACAAATGCTCGAAAATTTCACTTTACAGGATGGTCAGACTTTGGCGAATACTACTGTCAATTTTAAATATTCCAACTTCTTAGGGATTGTTGCCACAACGAAGTGTTATGTCACTGCAGATATTGTGGAATTTAAATAA